Proteins encoded in a region of the Candidatus Wallbacteria bacterium genome:
- a CDS encoding NADH-quinone oxidoreductase subunit K, producing the protein MSDLSLMFWPFSIFILLIFITGIYCVLATMNLIRALIGLEILIKAVTLSLILAGYITGKTALTQSLVISLIMIEVVVAVVAGGIILHVFWHNDNISSNSLRTLKG; encoded by the coding sequence ATGAGTGACCTGTCCTTGATGTTCTGGCCCTTCAGCATTTTTATCCTGCTCATTTTCATCACAGGTATTTACTGCGTTCTGGCTACCATGAATCTGATCAGAGCGCTGATCGGCCTTGAGATTTTGATCAAAGCCGTGACCCTTTCCCTAATCCTGGCCGGGTATATCACCGGTAAAACCGCCCTTACCCAATCCCTGGTCATCTCTCTGATCATGATCGAAGTCGTGGTCGCTGTAGTCGCGGGCGGCATCATTCTGCATGTCTTCTGGCATAATGACAACATCAGTTCCAATTCACTGAGGACTTTGAAGGGATAG
- a CDS encoding NADH-quinone oxidoreductase subunit J — MVHFIILLTLLLLTSLWTVMTSTLMRSAIGLAITSAILALIMFLLDSPLASVFELSVCAGLIPVIFIITISFTHRLGRDEIQELRERRISKFWPLPAFLGLIGLVFSLYDIIPKLDIPTVACSDDVRYVIWNLRHLDLIGQILVLFTGVISTLIFFKEHRK, encoded by the coding sequence ATGGTACATTTTATAATACTTTTGACTCTGCTGCTGCTCACCTCCCTCTGGACGGTGATGACTTCGACGCTGATGAGATCTGCGATCGGACTCGCCATCACAAGCGCTATTTTAGCGCTGATCATGTTCCTGCTTGACTCACCCCTGGCCTCGGTTTTCGAACTTTCCGTATGTGCCGGGCTGATCCCGGTGATTTTCATCATTACAATCAGCTTCACGCACAGGCTCGGGCGTGATGAAATCCAGGAACTCAGGGAGAGAAGGATCTCCAAGTTCTGGCCTCTTCCCGCTTTTCTGGGGTTGATCGGCCTTGTATTCAGCCTGTATGACATCATTCCGAAATTGGATATTCCTACCGTAGCTTGTTCAGATGACGTCAGGTACGTGATCTGGAACCTGAGACATCTGGATTTGATCGGTCAGATCCTGGTATTGTTCACCGGCGTTATCAGTACGCTGATCTTTTTCAAGGAGCACAGAAAATGA